In one window of Allorhodopirellula heiligendammensis DNA:
- a CDS encoding threonine/serine ThrE exporter family protein yields MTNMPPVTHPSTTPPSALTDDRDHNNSASVPAERVIIELARNLHASGSPAYELDQRMEDVAAYLGCPATFFSTPTSLFITFAHEEGRTRLLRVYPCDTNLGRYAGFYATQRAIEHEGLSVPQAWERIQTLESTANTYSQPLQVLACGIAAACFGLLVGGNATVVAAAGATGLLTGGLLIGLSQRNCPAHLINIIAAIGAYIVASLVQTRFTSSSVELTSLAALIVLVPGLQLTISINELATQNLASGSARFAGAMMSLLTLVFGVYMGHALIHSLMPIPPSSAARAPEIATSMISILPLGLSLAVLFQARYRDIAWVLTSAFVGYGSLRLAGWWLQPFAAVWAAAVIAGVCSHLISHWRHIPPAITLMPALILLVPGSLGFFGLSAIILNNDVPGGLRIVSTMMLTTISIVAGLLTTDVIAPMLSGHRNRSIPPLI; encoded by the coding sequence ATGACTAACATGCCCCCGGTCACGCACCCCTCGACGACACCACCCTCGGCCCTCACCGACGACAGAGATCACAATAATTCCGCGAGCGTTCCAGCGGAGCGCGTCATCATTGAACTCGCTCGCAACCTGCACGCCAGCGGATCACCGGCTTACGAGCTCGATCAGCGTATGGAGGATGTTGCTGCATATCTGGGCTGTCCTGCCACCTTTTTTTCCACCCCGACATCTCTGTTCATCACCTTCGCTCACGAGGAGGGGCGGACGCGACTGCTACGGGTCTACCCATGTGACACCAACCTGGGGCGATACGCGGGCTTCTATGCGACGCAGCGAGCGATCGAACACGAGGGCCTTTCGGTGCCCCAGGCTTGGGAGCGAATTCAGACGCTCGAATCGACAGCAAATACTTACAGCCAGCCGCTGCAGGTCCTGGCCTGCGGTATCGCCGCGGCATGCTTCGGGTTGCTCGTGGGAGGCAATGCCACGGTGGTAGCCGCCGCCGGCGCGACTGGCTTGTTAACCGGAGGACTGCTGATCGGATTGAGCCAGCGAAACTGTCCCGCTCATCTGATCAATATCATTGCGGCCATTGGCGCCTATATCGTCGCCAGTCTCGTGCAGACGCGATTCACAAGCAGCAGCGTTGAACTGACCTCGCTCGCAGCCTTGATCGTCCTGGTCCCAGGGCTACAACTCACGATCAGCATCAATGAGCTGGCCACGCAGAATTTAGCATCGGGTTCCGCACGATTCGCGGGAGCAATGATGTCACTGCTAACCCTCGTGTTCGGCGTTTACATGGGCCATGCGCTGATCCATTCGCTGATGCCGATCCCGCCTTCATCGGCGGCACGTGCGCCGGAGATAGCGACGTCCATGATTTCGATTTTGCCGCTGGGATTGTCGCTGGCGGTCCTTTTTCAGGCCCGTTACCGTGATATTGCGTGGGTGTTGACTTCGGCATTCGTGGGCTATGGCTCACTTCGCTTGGCGGGATGGTGGTTGCAGCCCTTTGCTGCCGTATGGGCCGCTGCGGTCATTGCAGGTGTTTGTAGCCATCTGATCTCGCATTGGCGACATATTCCGCCGGCGATCACGCTCATGCCTGCATTGATCCTACTCGTTCCCGGCAGTCTGGGTTTTTTCGGCTTGTCGGCGATCATCCTCAACAATGACGTCCCTGGCGGCTTACGGATCGTGTCGACGATGATGCTGACGACCATCTCGATCGTCGCGGGTTTGCTGACGACCGACGTCATCGCCCCTATGTTATCCGGGCATCGAAATCGGTCGATTCCGCCCCTCATCTGA
- the gnd gene encoding decarboxylating NADP(+)-dependent phosphogluconate dehydrogenase, with protein MSGDCDFGLIGLAVMGENLALNVESRGYKVAVYNRTTSKVDELIAGRAKGKNFVGTHSLEDFVAAVARPRKLMMLVKAGPAVDAIIDQLIPLCDEGDIIIDGGNTYYTDTEERTKRVEAAGMLYVGAGVSGGEEGALKGPSLMPGGTKAAWPEIKEMFQAIAAKVGPNNDIPCCEWVGPRGAGHYVKMVHNGIEYGDMQLICEAYQLLHELGGLSNDELYDVFAKWNEGELQSYLIEITRDIFSAKDDQGGDGYLVDQILDVAGAKGTGKWMSQLALDLGVPSTLVTTAVFARGLSAQKDARVRASKKLNGPGASQNPEMAALAKKLVGDKQAFIDAVENALYASKIVSYAQGFVQLQAASDEHDWGLDYGQCALLWRGGCIIRAQFLDRIKEAFGEQPNLENLLLYPFFEEAVENAQAGWRAVVSAASLLGIPVPAFSAALNYYDGYRLERLPANLLQAQRDYFGAHTYQRVDREGVFHSEWLDLRKPV; from the coding sequence ATGAGTGGTGACTGTGATTTTGGGCTGATCGGCTTGGCCGTGATGGGCGAAAATTTGGCCCTCAACGTGGAGAGCCGTGGCTACAAGGTGGCCGTATACAATCGAACAACCAGCAAGGTTGACGAGCTAATCGCTGGCCGTGCAAAAGGCAAGAACTTTGTCGGCACGCACAGCCTGGAAGATTTCGTCGCTGCGGTTGCCCGTCCACGAAAACTGATGATGCTGGTCAAAGCTGGCCCAGCAGTCGATGCGATCATCGATCAACTGATCCCTTTGTGCGACGAAGGCGACATTATCATCGATGGGGGTAATACCTACTACACCGATACCGAAGAGCGAACCAAACGCGTGGAAGCTGCTGGGATGCTCTATGTCGGGGCGGGCGTTTCCGGTGGAGAAGAAGGGGCGTTGAAGGGGCCGAGCCTGATGCCGGGCGGCACCAAGGCGGCATGGCCTGAAATCAAAGAGATGTTTCAAGCGATCGCGGCAAAAGTAGGCCCTAACAATGACATTCCCTGCTGCGAGTGGGTTGGCCCCCGCGGTGCCGGCCACTATGTCAAAATGGTCCACAATGGCATCGAGTACGGCGATATGCAGTTGATCTGCGAAGCCTACCAGTTGTTGCACGAACTCGGTGGTCTGTCCAATGACGAACTCTACGATGTATTCGCCAAGTGGAACGAGGGCGAACTGCAGAGCTACCTGATCGAGATCACGCGCGACATTTTCAGCGCCAAAGACGATCAGGGTGGCGACGGCTATCTCGTCGATCAAATCCTCGATGTCGCTGGCGCCAAGGGTACCGGAAAATGGATGAGCCAACTGGCGCTGGACCTTGGCGTCCCGAGCACGCTGGTAACGACTGCGGTCTTCGCCCGCGGGTTGTCCGCTCAGAAGGACGCTCGTGTGCGTGCCAGCAAGAAACTCAATGGACCTGGGGCGTCCCAAAACCCTGAGATGGCGGCACTGGCGAAAAAATTGGTCGGCGACAAGCAGGCATTCATCGATGCCGTTGAGAACGCGTTGTACGCATCGAAGATCGTTAGCTATGCCCAGGGCTTTGTCCAACTCCAAGCTGCCTCTGACGAACACGACTGGGGACTCGATTACGGCCAGTGTGCATTGCTGTGGCGGGGGGGGTGCATCATTCGGGCCCAGTTCCTTGATCGCATCAAGGAAGCCTTTGGCGAGCAGCCGAATCTTGAAAACCTGCTCCTCTATCCGTTCTTCGAAGAGGCTGTCGAGAATGCCCAGGCCGGTTGGCGAGCAGTCGTCTCTGCCGCTTCGCTACTCGGCATCCCAGTGCCGGCCTTCAGCGCCGCCCTGAACTACTACGACGGCTATCGCCTGGAGCGACTCCCCGCCAATCTGTTGCAAGCCCAGCGGGACTATTTTGGTGCCCACACCTACCAGCGAGTTGATCGTGAAGGCGTGTTCCATAGCGAATGGCTGGATCTTCGTAAGCCTGTCTGA
- a CDS encoding RluA family pseudouridine synthase: MSLKVVSQTVTESNFGRADAFVRELCATSHSQSRGMFDRGCVSINGESCSNPGAPLEVGDEVSVSYDPTQRYREKKTRTWDDRTFTIAYEDEHLIVVDKAAGTLTVPTDRGDPNTLVERVSVYLSHSRTEREACLVHRLDREVSGLLIFGKHAAIAQLLIEQFKLQKPQRIYNAIVAGKLAEQEGTFRAHLATGNNLDRYVTTPFKDSEEAITHYRVLKDLGDTTLVEVKLQTGKRNQIRVQFAHALHPVLGDLRYRPDLSQHQRWIRKRIALHATSLSFVHPVTGEELSLHSPLPAAMSKFIKGSPKVP, from the coding sequence ATGTCGCTCAAAGTCGTTTCCCAAACTGTCACCGAGTCCAACTTTGGCAGGGCGGACGCGTTCGTGCGGGAGCTGTGCGCAACTTCGCACAGTCAATCGCGGGGTATGTTTGATCGCGGCTGCGTGAGCATTAATGGGGAGTCATGCAGCAATCCTGGCGCACCGCTTGAGGTGGGCGATGAGGTCTCTGTTTCGTACGATCCGACGCAACGATACCGCGAGAAGAAAACGAGAACTTGGGACGACCGCACCTTCACCATTGCCTATGAAGACGAGCATCTGATCGTCGTCGACAAGGCCGCTGGGACGCTCACAGTCCCCACCGATCGTGGAGACCCGAACACTCTTGTCGAGCGAGTATCGGTGTACCTTAGCCACTCACGCACCGAACGGGAGGCGTGTTTAGTGCACCGCTTGGACCGCGAGGTTAGCGGGCTGCTGATTTTTGGCAAACATGCAGCAATCGCCCAACTCTTAATCGAGCAGTTCAAACTGCAGAAACCGCAGCGGATCTATAATGCGATCGTGGCGGGGAAACTGGCCGAGCAGGAGGGGACGTTTCGCGCGCATCTCGCGACGGGCAATAATCTGGATCGCTACGTCACGACACCTTTCAAGGATTCCGAAGAAGCGATCACGCACTATCGGGTGTTGAAAGACTTGGGCGACACAACGCTCGTCGAGGTCAAGCTGCAGACAGGCAAGCGAAACCAGATTCGAGTGCAGTTTGCCCATGCCCTGCATCCGGTGCTTGGCGATCTGCGCTATCGCCCTGATCTCTCGCAACACCAACGCTGGATTCGCAAGCGAATCGCGCTGCATGCAACCTCGCTCAGTTTTGTCCACCCCGTCACGGGCGAAGAGCTCAGCCTGCACTCACCGTTGCCTGCCGCGATGTCAAAATTCATCAAGGGCAGCCCGAAGGTTCCTTGA
- a CDS encoding lactate/malate dehydrogenase family protein yields the protein MKISIIGGGGLVGSCAAYALQCGGLVNEIALLDVNEELAVGHALDLRHGSTSIANQTFAGGGYEHIPSSDIICITAGLRRKPDESRLDLINRNTDLFMQILRDVKAAGPKPSAIVLVVSNPVDILTYVAADKLDLPVGQVVGLGTQLDTIRFCSLIAEQLQAPPTQTKALILGEHGESMVPIWSSATIAGLPLEKYPGWTPAMAGELFTRTRGSGAEVIKRKGGAGFAVGIAIRDCVDAIVLDSHAVLPVSSVQNGCYGIRDVALSVPTVLGRTGVQATMEIDLWPKEVQGIRASGAALRKTLDTVMQRVK from the coding sequence ATGAAAATTTCAATCATTGGCGGTGGCGGACTCGTCGGTTCATGCGCCGCATATGCGCTCCAGTGTGGCGGCTTGGTAAACGAGATCGCGCTGTTGGACGTCAACGAAGAACTCGCCGTCGGGCATGCATTGGACCTGCGTCATGGCTCGACGAGCATTGCCAACCAAACGTTTGCCGGCGGCGGATATGAGCACATTCCAAGCAGCGACATCATCTGCATTACCGCGGGACTGCGTCGCAAGCCCGACGAGTCACGCTTGGACTTGATCAATCGGAACACCGATTTGTTCATGCAGATCTTGCGCGATGTCAAAGCTGCGGGGCCCAAGCCTTCGGCGATCGTGCTGGTAGTTAGCAACCCCGTCGACATTCTCACCTATGTGGCGGCGGATAAACTCGATCTGCCGGTCGGCCAGGTTGTCGGCCTCGGTACGCAGCTTGATACGATTCGCTTCTGCTCGCTCATCGCAGAGCAACTGCAGGCACCACCCACACAGACCAAGGCGTTGATCCTTGGTGAGCACGGTGAGTCGATGGTGCCAATTTGGAGCAGCGCGACGATCGCTGGGTTGCCTTTGGAAAAGTATCCTGGGTGGACGCCCGCCATGGCCGGAGAGCTCTTCACGCGCACGCGGGGCAGTGGTGCCGAAGTGATTAAGCGCAAAGGCGGAGCTGGCTTTGCCGTCGGCATCGCGATCCGCGACTGTGTCGATGCGATCGTGCTCGATTCACACGCAGTGCTCCCCGTCAGCAGCGTGCAAAACGGTTGCTACGGAATCCGAGACGTGGCCCTGAGCGTTCCGACCGTGCTCGGGCGAACCGGCGTGCAAGCCACGATGGAGATTGACTTGTGGCCGAAAGAGGTGCAGGGGATTCGTGCCAGTGGTGCGGCGCTGCGTAAGACTCTCGACACCGTCATGCAACGGGTCAAATAA
- a CDS encoding PIN domain-containing protein, translating to MKRPNPASDLSDRSCVLLIDLDNCPHEILDLAETSQRYDLIIAAHGSREPRVPLGVAAVLGQLVAQGRVEIWAMPPGKNAADFGITFVAGRLSSEMPRHTIFKIASKDRDLDHAVSLLRRSGFQADRIDSSQLPESPEKSQATVSSAASRLASSLCGRGANSRPKRRRTLHAVAKARAPSPEAGMLALTELEDAGAIGFAANNVPRYDDQLLNKYAALAPKKKQKTEPLALPEFAKPKSSRRHSDRIQLELFE from the coding sequence GTGAAGCGTCCCAATCCGGCTTCCGACTTGAGCGACCGCTCCTGCGTGCTGCTCATTGATCTGGATAACTGTCCGCACGAAATCCTCGATCTTGCCGAGACATCGCAACGGTACGACCTGATCATTGCTGCGCACGGCAGTCGAGAGCCGCGTGTGCCCTTGGGGGTCGCCGCAGTGCTGGGCCAATTAGTGGCACAGGGTCGTGTTGAAATCTGGGCCATGCCGCCTGGCAAAAATGCGGCAGATTTTGGGATCACCTTCGTCGCCGGCAGATTGTCCTCAGAGATGCCCCGACACACCATTTTTAAAATCGCGTCCAAGGACCGTGATCTCGACCACGCCGTCAGTCTACTCCGGCGAAGTGGATTCCAGGCCGACCGGATCGACTCCTCCCAACTTCCCGAATCGCCAGAGAAATCGCAGGCTACGGTATCGTCGGCGGCCAGTCGACTCGCGAGCTCATTGTGCGGCCGCGGAGCGAACTCGCGTCCCAAACGACGGCGCACCTTGCACGCAGTCGCTAAAGCGAGGGCGCCGAGTCCTGAAGCTGGCATGTTGGCATTGACGGAACTCGAGGACGCTGGCGCCATCGGTTTCGCTGCCAACAATGTCCCACGCTACGACGACCAGCTGCTAAACAAGTACGCTGCGCTAGCCCCCAAGAAGAAACAGAAAACTGAGCCGCTCGCACTGCCAGAATTTGCTAAACCAAAATCGAGCCGGCGCCACAGTGATCGGATACAGCTAGAGCTGTTCGAATGA
- a CDS encoding EutN/CcmL family microcompartment protein: protein MQTAKVIGHARATVKDRSLVGRRLVIAQMLTLDDGPDGPPLLILDPLGCRVGDRVMITSDGTAVSDITGSEYCPARWSVCGIID from the coding sequence ATGCAAACGGCCAAAGTCATCGGGCATGCCCGCGCTACTGTCAAAGATCGATCGCTGGTCGGCCGTCGGCTGGTGATCGCCCAAATGCTCACGCTCGATGATGGTCCTGACGGGCCGCCACTATTGATACTTGATCCACTGGGTTGCCGCGTCGGCGATCGGGTCATGATCACCAGCGACGGAACAGCGGTGAGCGACATCACCGGCAGCGAATACTGTCCAGCACGCTGGAGTGTCTGCGGCATTATCGACTGA
- a CDS encoding MarR family winged helix-turn-helix transcriptional regulator produces the protein MKLQDELKRPAPYSSIQQETLLNLLRAGDQIENRLARLFREHDLTLSRFNVLRSLALADRRLTCGEIADRMIQIVPAITSLVDQLEKHALVERHRCVADRRVVYVSITRKGRKLSDSLLPALAELEKSLLKKITAKELKQLLELLEKTRESIAASDD, from the coding sequence ATGAAGCTGCAAGACGAACTTAAACGACCAGCGCCCTACTCGTCGATCCAGCAGGAGACGCTGCTCAATCTATTACGTGCTGGCGATCAAATCGAGAATCGGCTGGCGCGACTATTCCGTGAACATGACTTGACCCTGTCCCGCTTCAATGTGCTGCGGAGTTTAGCGCTGGCCGATCGCCGATTGACTTGCGGCGAGATAGCAGACCGTATGATCCAGATAGTGCCTGCGATCACGTCGCTCGTTGACCAGTTGGAAAAGCATGCCTTGGTGGAGCGCCATCGTTGTGTCGCGGATCGACGTGTCGTCTATGTTTCGATCACCCGCAAGGGGCGAAAACTATCCGACTCGCTCCTGCCCGCGTTGGCCGAACTGGAAAAAAGTTTACTCAAAAAAATCACCGCTAAAGAACTGAAGCAATTGCTCGAATTGCTCGAAAAAACGCGTGAGTCGATAGCCGCGAGTGATGACTAA
- a CDS encoding aldehyde dehydrogenase family protein encodes MQFDETLIRNVVSAVLAEVGPMPAGAAQPLTRNVPPGAGKHGIFTDVNEAVAAARSAHEQLRSRTMEERKQVIDIIRRISIDQCEELGLMEMRETGIGRPEHKIEKLRTLGELSPGTEFLETKAFSGDHGLAVIERAPFGVIAAITPVTHSLPTITGNAVSMIAGGNAVVVNPHPSGKKVAAEGVRRFNEAIAAEVGIDNLICVIAEPTLETADALFAHRDIALICVTGGPAVGRAALRSGKRAIVAGPGNPPVVVDETADLDNAARCIIQGASYDNNLLCISEKEVFVVESVFDEMMAAMRRAGALQLDAAQIATLTSQAITKVGDDQHDAAAKEFIGQDASVLARAAGANPPAGCELVFGETDEHHPFVTVEQMMPFVPFVRARNVDHAIAMAKHYEHGFRHTAIIHSRNVRNMTKMGRELDTTLYVKNGPCMASLGLGGEGYLSFSIAGPTGEGVTSPNTFTRERRCSMVDELRVV; translated from the coding sequence ATGCAATTTGACGAAACTCTGATTCGCAATGTCGTCTCCGCGGTGCTCGCGGAGGTCGGTCCCATGCCGGCCGGAGCAGCACAGCCGCTCACTCGCAACGTGCCCCCCGGCGCGGGAAAACACGGCATCTTCACGGATGTCAACGAAGCTGTGGCGGCAGCTAGGTCGGCCCACGAGCAATTGCGTAGCCGCACGATGGAGGAACGCAAGCAGGTCATCGACATCATTCGCCGGATCAGTATCGATCAGTGCGAAGAGCTTGGTCTGATGGAGATGCGGGAGACGGGTATCGGTCGGCCAGAGCATAAGATTGAAAAGCTGCGTACCCTTGGTGAACTTTCGCCCGGCACTGAGTTCCTTGAGACCAAGGCATTCAGCGGCGATCACGGACTCGCGGTAATCGAGCGTGCTCCTTTCGGCGTGATTGCTGCGATCACTCCGGTCACCCATAGCTTGCCCACGATCACAGGCAACGCGGTGAGCATGATCGCCGGTGGAAACGCGGTTGTCGTCAACCCGCATCCATCGGGCAAAAAAGTTGCCGCTGAAGGGGTGCGACGCTTCAACGAAGCGATCGCGGCGGAGGTGGGAATTGATAATCTGATTTGCGTGATTGCTGAACCCACTCTGGAGACGGCGGACGCTCTGTTCGCTCACCGTGACATCGCATTGATTTGCGTGACCGGCGGTCCCGCAGTCGGACGGGCGGCACTTCGCAGCGGCAAGCGTGCGATCGTTGCCGGTCCCGGTAACCCACCTGTGGTAGTCGATGAGACGGCCGATCTCGACAACGCCGCTCGTTGCATCATTCAGGGAGCTTCGTACGATAACAACCTGCTATGCATTTCCGAGAAGGAGGTGTTTGTGGTCGAGAGTGTATTCGATGAGATGATGGCAGCCATGCGACGGGCCGGAGCGTTGCAGCTCGATGCCGCTCAAATCGCGACCTTGACGTCTCAAGCGATCACCAAAGTTGGTGACGATCAACATGACGCCGCAGCCAAAGAATTTATCGGCCAGGACGCTAGTGTGCTCGCACGTGCTGCGGGTGCAAACCCGCCCGCAGGTTGCGAGCTAGTGTTTGGCGAGACCGACGAGCACCACCCCTTCGTTACTGTCGAGCAGATGATGCCGTTCGTACCATTCGTGCGAGCTCGCAATGTTGATCATGCGATCGCGATGGCGAAACATTATGAGCACGGATTCCGACATACCGCGATTATCCACTCACGCAACGTTCGCAACATGACAAAGATGGGCCGGGAACTCGACACGACGCTCTACGTAAAGAACGGCCCGTGCATGGCGAGCCTCGGCTTGGGTGGCGAAGGATACCTTTCGTTCTCGATCGCGGGCCCCACGGGCGAAGGCGTGACCAGTCCCAACACGTTCACGCGGGAACGCCGCTGCAGCATGGTCGACGAATTGCGGGTGGTCTAG
- a CDS encoding EutN/CcmL family microcompartment protein has translation MKIARVLGNATLSRMHPMMHAATLRCVEVVERIDDLDAAASGTAVTGTDLIIAWDLCGCGEGDFVALAEGPEAAAPFGPDVKPIDASIVAILDHIDIQSPN, from the coding sequence ATGAAGATCGCTCGAGTGCTCGGTAATGCGACGCTCAGTCGCATGCATCCCATGATGCACGCGGCCACCTTGCGATGTGTGGAAGTCGTCGAGCGTATCGACGACCTCGATGCTGCTGCGTCTGGCACCGCCGTCACAGGAACCGATTTAATCATCGCTTGGGATTTGTGCGGTTGCGGTGAAGGTGACTTCGTTGCGCTTGCCGAGGGCCCCGAAGCCGCAGCACCGTTCGGACCGGACGTGAAGCCCATCGATGCTTCGATCGTCGCGATTTTAGACCATATCGATATCCAGTCTCCAAACTAA
- a CDS encoding glycosyltransferase family 2 protein, with product MNEVPLSSAPTPPHDTAASGPVERWFATEYVEKMQRFLGPNACRRLAIFALPPGFVLSVIVPVYNECATVSDVLGRLRDTGLPLQIILVDDGSNDGSSDILDACSLSPDVRLIRHPHNRGKGAAIRSGVAVATGDVIVIQDADSEYDPDDIRGLLQPLIENSADVVYGTRYGHSDRQVSPWWHQSVNGFITLLASVAIGPKLSDVETCYKMSTRESYQAILPQLKEDRFGIEIELTARWARHGLRFAERPIRYQHRWYDEGKKITWKDGVSALYCIVKYGIFRR from the coding sequence ATGAATGAAGTCCCCCTCTCCTCCGCCCCTACACCGCCTCATGACACCGCTGCAAGTGGTCCAGTTGAACGCTGGTTCGCGACGGAATATGTCGAGAAAATGCAGCGTTTTCTGGGCCCAAATGCGTGTCGGCGGCTGGCGATCTTCGCCCTGCCTCCCGGCTTTGTGCTCAGCGTAATCGTGCCGGTTTACAACGAGTGCGCAACGGTCAGCGATGTCCTCGGGCGTCTGCGTGACACCGGGTTGCCACTGCAAATTATTCTCGTCGACGACGGCTCAAACGACGGCTCATCGGACATTCTCGATGCCTGCAGCCTGAGCCCCGATGTGCGGTTGATTCGACATCCCCATAACCGCGGCAAGGGCGCAGCGATTCGCAGCGGAGTCGCAGTTGCAACCGGTGATGTGATCGTGATTCAAGATGCTGATAGCGAGTATGATCCCGACGATATACGAGGACTGTTGCAACCACTCATCGAGAACTCTGCCGATGTGGTCTACGGAACACGTTATGGGCATAGCGATCGCCAGGTCTCACCGTGGTGGCATCAAAGCGTTAATGGATTCATCACGCTTTTGGCCAGCGTTGCAATTGGTCCCAAGCTCAGCGATGTCGAGACATGCTACAAGATGTCAACACGTGAATCCTATCAAGCGATTTTGCCGCAATTAAAAGAGGATCGCTTCGGGATCGAAATTGAATTAACGGCGCGTTGGGCTCGACATGGCCTTCGCTTTGCCGAACGTCCCATTCGGTATCAACATCGATGGTACGACGAAGGCAAAAAGATCACTTGGAAAGATGGCGTGTCAGCGCTTTATTGCATTGTGAAATATGGAATTTTCCGCCGCTGA
- a CDS encoding EutN/CcmL family microcompartment protein, protein MFLARVIGSIVSTQKVASMKGHKLLIVEPYRLDADTRASLVTTGRTFIAVDTLGSGEGDLVLVCQGSSARLTPETKTLPIDAVITGIVDSVHIEKKSVFDRTKEA, encoded by the coding sequence ATGTTCCTAGCCCGCGTGATTGGATCGATCGTTTCGACGCAAAAAGTAGCGTCGATGAAAGGTCACAAGCTGTTGATCGTTGAGCCGTACCGGCTCGATGCGGACACGCGTGCGTCGTTGGTCACGACCGGGCGAACGTTCATCGCGGTCGACACGCTGGGGTCTGGCGAGGGGGATCTCGTCCTCGTCTGCCAAGGCAGCTCGGCACGGCTGACACCAGAAACCAAAACACTTCCCATCGACGCAGTCATTACTGGCATTGTCGACAGCGTTCACATCGAAAAGAAATCTGTCTTTGACAGAACAAAGGAAGCTTAA
- a CDS encoding class II aldolase/adducin family protein, with translation MDNIHKIKQDMCDIGSRIYNRQFAAANDGNITVRISENEVLCTPTLHCKGFLKPDDISLVDMTGKQLSGRKKRSSEALLHLEIYKQRDDIRSVVHCHPPHATAFAIAREPIPQCILPEVEVFLGDVPITKYETPGGQSFADTIIPYVNKTNVMILANHGTVSYGETVEQAYWWTEILDAYCRMLMLAKQLGNVSYLNEEKSRELLDLKQKWGYADPRNTPDYKDCDICANDIFRESWAETGVERRAFAPPPPIKTSGDASSNGKPVLPAGVDEAQLVKAITDEVIRQMGR, from the coding sequence ATGGATAATATTCACAAGATCAAACAAGACATGTGCGACATCGGCAGCCGGATTTACAACCGGCAATTCGCTGCCGCTAACGACGGTAACATCACTGTCCGCATCAGTGAGAACGAAGTCTTGTGCACACCGACGTTGCACTGCAAAGGGTTCCTCAAACCCGACGACATTTCATTGGTGGATATGACGGGCAAACAACTCTCCGGACGCAAAAAGCGATCCAGCGAAGCACTGCTGCATTTAGAAATCTACAAACAACGCGATGACATTCGTAGCGTCGTCCACTGCCATCCGCCGCACGCGACAGCGTTTGCGATCGCACGCGAGCCGATTCCGCAGTGCATTCTGCCGGAAGTCGAGGTGTTTCTCGGCGACGTGCCCATCACCAAGTACGAAACTCCTGGCGGGCAGTCCTTCGCCGACACAATCATCCCGTACGTTAACAAAACCAACGTGATGATCCTCGCCAACCACGGCACCGTTTCCTATGGCGAAACAGTCGAGCAGGCGTACTGGTGGACTGAGATTCTCGACGCCTATTGCCGCATGTTGATGCTTGCCAAGCAGCTCGGCAATGTGTCCTACCTCAACGAAGAGAAGTCGCGAGAACTGCTCGACCTCAAGCAAAAGTGGGGTTATGCCGATCCCCGCAATACTCCCGATTACAAGGACTGCGATATCTGCGCCAACGATATCTTCCGGGAGTCGTGGGCCGAGACCGGTGTTGAGCGTCGCGCCTTCGCACCACCGCCTCCGATCAAGACATCGGGAGATGCCAGCAGCAACGGTAAACCTGTTTTGCCCGCCGGCGTCGATGAAGCTCAGCTCGTCAAGGCGATCACCGACGAGGTCATTCGACAAATGGGAAGATAA